The following are encoded in a window of Actinomyces oris genomic DNA:
- a CDS encoding MaoC/PaaZ C-terminal domain-containing protein — MNASPTGGGVAPGPAAADGGSIRQVERAGWELLQATAEVAVAGWCWTVTHELARRTLPPRQNTVDKRKLTALEARFDTPSDSVFYRLTDTDVDSWAQASGDRNPIHLLPGRAAAAGLSAGSHEVVAHGLLLGAISLALVQSSPLRQIGLVFIGSADVPASECGAEESWAMLAVDPVSGDITQGRRPVLRRQ; from the coding sequence ATGAATGCGAGCCCCACGGGTGGCGGCGTCGCCCCGGGGCCGGCCGCGGCCGATGGGGGCTCGATCCGGCAGGTCGAGCGCGCAGGGTGGGAGCTCCTTCAGGCGACGGCCGAGGTTGCGGTGGCGGGGTGGTGCTGGACGGTGACCCACGAGCTCGCTCGCCGTACCCTGCCGCCACGGCAGAACACCGTCGACAAGCGGAAACTCACGGCTCTGGAGGCCAGATTTGATACGCCGTCCGACTCCGTGTTCTACCGGCTCACTGACACTGATGTGGACTCCTGGGCACAGGCCAGCGGAGACCGGAACCCCATCCATCTGCTGCCCGGAAGAGCGGCTGCGGCGGGGCTGTCGGCCGGCTCCCATGAGGTCGTTGCTCACGGCCTGCTGCTCGGAGCGATCAGTCTCGCACTCGTCCAGTCTTCGCCTTTGCGGCAGATTGGCCTGGTATTCATTGGTTCTGCTGATGTTCCGGCCTCCGAGTGCGGCGCGGAGGAGTCGTGGGCGATGCTCGCCGTCGATCCTGTCAGCGGAGACATCACTCAGGGCCGGCGTCCCGTCCTGCGCCGCCAGTGA